One Primulina tabacum isolate GXHZ01 chromosome 10, ASM2559414v2, whole genome shotgun sequence DNA segment encodes these proteins:
- the LOC142505129 gene encoding ras-related protein RABB1b-like isoform X2, which produces MVTIDGRPIKLQIWDTAGQESFRSITRSYYRGAAGALLVYDITRRETFNHLASWLEDARQHANPNMTIMLVGNKSDLANRRAISKEEGEQFAKENGLLFLEASARTARNVEEAFTKTASKILQKIQEGVFDVSNESSGIKIGYGRPQGPAGGRDGTVAQRGGCCN; this is translated from the exons GCTGGCCAAGAATCCTTTAGATCCATCACTAGATCTTATTACAGAGGAGCAGCTGGTGCACTTCTGGTTTATGACATCACCAG GAGAGAGACATTTAATCATCTTGCAAGCTGGCTGGAAGATGCTCGGCAGCATGCGAACCCAAATATGACAATCATGCTTGTAGGAAATAAAAGTGATCTTGCGAACCGAAGAGCTATTAGCAAAGAGGAGGGAGAACAGTTTGCGAAAGAAAATGGACTTTTGTTCTTGGAAGCATCTGCGAGAACAGCACGAAACGTGGAGGAG GCATTTACAAAGACCGCATCAAAGATACTTCAGAAGATCCAGGAAGGTGTCTTTGATGTATCTAACGAG TCATCTGGCATCAAGATTGGGTATGGGCGGCCCCAAGGTCCAGCAGGAGGGAGAGATGGAACAGTTGCTCAAAGGGGTGGATGTTGCAATTGA